The nucleotide sequence TCCCGCCAGTAAATTGGTGGTTCGACGGCGTGTCAGCCCCATATCCAATGCCAGCTTCTGCTCTCCATCACGATATAACGTCCGGTTTACTGCCAGCCGGTGAGTCTGGCTGTCACCTGTGTAGCGATAGGTTTGTGAACATGCCGGGATATTCTGAAAAGAGTCATTCCATGCATATTGATAACTGAATAACCAGTAACCGTAAGGAACCGTCACATTGGCGGAGAGGCTACGGCTTTGATGGCTATTGCGGAAGTCACTGTTGCGGCTGGCAGATAATGACCACTGGTCAGCAAGGTGTAATGGATTATCCAAATTTATGCTGGCATTGATTTGCTCGGTGCCGGTACTTTTTTGACCACTATTATCAGCCCCCAAACTGGCACTAACGGGTAAGCGAATCGACGTTCGTTTTAAGATAACCGTGGAATAACCCGGTTGTTTGCCCGGCTGAATATCAATGGTCATTTGTTGGGAAGGCAGGCGGTTCAAACGTTCCATGCCTTGTTCAATATCTCGCAGGTTAAGCGTTTTACCCACTATGCTCGGAAAAACCATTTTCAACGAGAGAGGTGTTTCTCCGTCCAGACTGACGGATTCAACTTTGCCTTCATTGACCGTAATAATGAGAATACCGGAGGATAAATCCTGTGCGTTGAGTCCGGCCCGGGAAGTGACATAACCCCGTTCAATATAGGCATTAGTGGTTTGTCGTACCAATGTATTAATGTCCTGCAAAGATAAGCAGTGGGATAAATAAGGGTGTATTAAGTGCTGTTTGATCGGTAGAGGCAGGCTTTTGGCACCGTCAAATTCAATCCGGTGAATGGTGTGGCAGATAGATTCTGCTGTACCCGGCGCTACATCAGGGGATGGAGATAAGGTGATGTTGTTGCGCAGCGTTTCCCGTTGCTGCTCGGCTTGTTGCAACAATGCTTTTTGTTGTTGCGTGATGGTTTCTTGATCCGCAGGGCTGATCGATGTTGAAGCATAGACCAGTTCGGAGATTGTCAGCAGGATAAGCCCTGTCAGGCGTCGGTGATAAAGAAAACGGCTTCCCATAAATAATCTTGATAGTTTAATAATAACATTAATAAACTATTCTAATGAGGGATTATTTTCTTGTCTGAATGAATAGTATGAAATGTGATCGAGATCGGTTATTTAATCCTGCTAATGGGGAATCTGATATATTAAACTCCGCAAAGTGGTGATAGGGATGGAGATATTATCTCCTTACTCCAACCCGGGTTCTTTTAACTTCTGTGTAATAGTATTGCGTTCCCAACCAAGCAATCGTGCAGTATCTGCGCGAGTATTATCTGACAGCTGCGCTACGTAATGGAAATGTACAAGTCATCATGCAGGATGATGCTAAGTTAGCCGGTCTATTGGCTAATAGCGTATGAAATGTTGAAAGCCGGTTAAATCGGCTTTCAACTTGCAGAGAAAGCTATTGATATTTCTCCGGTGACACAAAACCTACACAAACCAATATTGGCTTAGTTTCAGGTTCAGGCTGGAAAAGGAATTCCTCCGTGCTACTTATTCTTAATTTTGGCCAGTATTGCAGAACGCTGTGAAAATCTTCCTGTTCACAAGTTTTACCTTTTTCGCCTACCAAAATAGCACCGCTACGTACAATATCGCTTGCTTTAACATGGCGGTTGTAGATATTGGGTGCCTGCTTTCCCGGTATCCAAGGTTGGATAGTCTCTGGCTGACTTGGCGCGTAGACAGTCAGCCACTGATGTAAGTATTCGCCCCCGACATAATGGAGCGGTGTCGAATAGTGTTGATGCCAGCGTTGTTCCAGTTGCCAAGAAAAGTCTTTAATACCTTCGAATTTATGGCCGGCACCGCGAACATTGGCTGCCATAATCAGTACATATCCCATCAAAATCAATACCGCAACGACAATCAACCCTCTCAAAGTGCTGCGTAATGATTTTTGTGGAAATCGGGTAATAGAACCGACCAACAGCGCTGATGAAACAGACATAAAGGGGTGCAGCCATTCTGTCATTCTTCCGCCTTGATTGAATGAGAACCAGCAGTAGATAATCAGTAATGGCAACAAGATGATAATGTTTACCAATCGGTTCGGTTGCTCTTTCGGCCAGCTAATACGGCCGCCAAGCTGATAAATAATAATGCCAACGATAATCAGTGGATAAAATACTGATAATAACGATCGGGTGGTCTGTAAATTAAACCCGCTATCTATTTGTGAATTTACCCATTTGAAGGCGGCAAAATCATTATTCCACAGCCACCAGAAGTTAGGCAGGACCAGCACAAACCAGATAACCAGTGCGAGATAAAGCGCGGGTTGGCGGTAACATTGGCGAATTTTAGGTACAAACAGGGTCAATAGAAAAACTGAACCAACCAATGCCAATGTGGAATATTTTCCCATTGTTGCCAGCCCGGAACTAAGGGCAAACGCCAACCACCAATGTGGATTGTCATATACGGCTCGTAGAAAGAACAACATAATCCACGGCCAGAGCATAATTAGCAGATAATTATCGTTATATGGGATAATATCGAAGTTAATAATACCAGACAGATTCAATGTCAGCATGGCGAGCCATGCCAGCTCTTTTTTTCCTGTCAGTCGAAATGCCAGATGCCATACACCGAGCATGCTAATCGCGATAGCAATAAAGTGAATGAAATACCAGTAAAAACTCAATGAAACACCGCTTATATGGATAGCAGGCAGCATCATTACACCCACTAACCACGGATTTTTAGGTGAACCCCATTCGCCGTTTTTTCCCCAGTTCAATGCTTCGACGGCATCATAAGGGACGGTTGGGTCGAATGAATAACTCACTATCATCCATAACAAAGCATAACCAACTACCCACAAGTAAACGGATTTATAGCAAGAAGTATCAAAAATAGGCATATCGATTTATCATTTATTGAAAGCTAAGAGTAATAGAATATTTGTTGATGGTTAAACCATGCATGAATGATAAGAGATTTTTGGCTATTTTTTTTAAAAGATAAAGAGTTATTCACGGCGCTTTTCTATACGTGCAGTTTCTGCTAGATTCCGGCGCAGCAATACCCTGATAAACCAAACTGAGTAACAGGCTATGAACCCGTTAAAGAAAAAAGCACCAGCCAAAGTATCCGCTAGTAAACAGAAAAGAAAAAACCGCGAAGAATTGAATGCGGAAGGGCGTGCACGTAAGCGTGAGAAAAAACATCGTGGCAATCCGCCCGGTAACCGCAATCAGGAACAGAGCGGTGATAAACATCCGTCAGGCAAACAGCAACGTGATCCACGTCTTGGTAGTAAAGTGCCTGTTCCGCTGATCGTCGGGGAACAACCGACAAAACCTGTCGTTGCTAATAAAGTCGAGACAAAACCACGTCTGTCGCCACAGGAAGAGTTAGCAATGTTGGAAAACGACGATCGTCTGGATGCATTGTTAGAGCGTCTGGAAAATGGCGAAAGTCTGTCTAAAGAAGAGCATGCTTATGTTGACACTACGCTGGATCGGATTGACGCTCTGATGGAAGAGTTAGGTATTAAACTGGATGAGGAAGAGCGTGAAGAAGAGAAGCAGGATGACATTATGCAACTGCTGAAAGGTAACTAATTTAATCTCTCATGATCAGAGGCGGGTTGATCCTAATAACCATACTAATAGTATGTTATTTGTTATGGTTATTGGGTAAACTGTGGCGATTATCGCGGCGTAAAACCCGGCTGCGCGGAGCCACCATAGCGCAACATATTAAGCATATGAAAGTGTTACGTTTTGATGGGCAAAAACATCGGAAGGAATGAGCATGTCTGAGCAAGCCATCGTTTGGGATCTGCCTTTGATCCAGAAATACAATTATTCCGGCCCTCGTTATACTTCGTATCCGACGGCATTGGAATTCAATCAACAGTATGATAATGCAGCATTTATCCAGGCTGCTGCCCGTTACCCTGAACGACCGCTTTCTCTCTACCTCCATATTCCGTTTTGCCATAAGCTCTGTTATTTCTGTGGTTGTAATAAATTGGTCACTCGTCGAAAGCATAAGGCGGATGAATATTTGCAATGGCTTGAACGGGAAATTCGTGGCCGGGCAAAGTTGTTTTCTGGTCGTAAAGTGAGTCAGATGCATTGGGGCGGTGGTACGCCAACTTATCTTAATAAAAACCAAATCAGTAAATTGATGGGATTGTTGCGTCACCATTTTGATTTTCTGCCAGATGCTGAAATTTCTATTGAAATTGACCCACGTGAAATTGAACTGGATATGATTGATCACCTGCGTAGTGAAGGTTTTAACCGTCTGAGCATGGGCGTGCAGGATTTCAATAAAGAAGTACAGCATTTGGTGAACCGTGAACAGGATGAAGAGTTTATCTTTGCTTTGGTAGCTCGTGCCCGCGAAACGGGTTTTAATTCCACCAGTATTGATCTGATTTATGGCTTGCCGAAACAGACACCAGAAAGTTTTGCTTTCACTCTGGAACGAGTATTAGCGTTATCACCGGATAGAATGAGTGTTTTCAATTATGCTCATTTGCCGAGTTTATTTGCTGCTCAACGTAAAATTAAGGAACATGATTTACCGAGTGCTGAACAAAAGCTGGATATATTGCAAGAAACAATCGCAACGCTGACAAGTAATGGCTATCAATTTATCGGCATGGACCATTTTGCTCGCCCGGATGACGAACTGGCGGTGGCTCAGCGGGAAGGGAAATTACATCGCAATTTTCAGGGTTATACCACTCAGGAAGAGTGTGACCTGCTAGGCTTGGGAGTTTCTGCTATCAGTATGTTGGGCGATAGCTATTCTCAAAATCAAAAAGAGTTAAAAACCTATTATGCGGAATTAGAAAAACAGGAGCATGCTTTATGGCGTGGTTTAACGCTGTCCCAAGATGATTGTATTCGTCGTGATGTTATTAAAGCGCTAATCTGTAATTTTCGTCTAAATTTTATCGATATTGAGCAGCAATATGAGCTGAGTTTTACCCGCTATTTCGCCGAAGATTTGCAATTATTAACGCCACTGGTTGACGATGGACTGGTTGAAGTGAATGAGAAACAGATCTGGGTAACGCCGCGAGGCCGGTTACTGATTCGTAATATCTGTATGTGTTTTGATATTTATTTGCGCCAACAGGTTCGCCAGCATCAGTTTTCAAGGGTGATTTGATTGTTCAGAGCATGGTTTTTAAATAAAAAGGTTTTAACCTCGTTAAAGTCTTTTTATTTTACATTTGAATATCCGGTTTTACGGTTTTCATTTAACCTCATTTACCTAATATCTGTTTAAATAAAATGGCAATTACACAATTTAAATTACAGTCTCAAAGAAAAAAACGTTATTTTCAACGAGGTTTGTCAGCGGTCTGAGCTAAGCGTATATGCTTAGCTTTTTTTTCTTTCACTTAAATATGTAAGAACAAGAAATAGAACGACAATTACAATACTTCCTATTAAAGATGCAATCCACCATTCATCGGGGAAGAAATACACTGATACAATCCCACATATAAAAATGGCTATAACGGGCATATTTGACCACAATAATTCTTTAATAAATACATAAAAAAGATTTTTGAACCACCTTTTGCTAAATATTTTATTTTTCATATATAAATTCAATCATCCATCATATGTGCAAGTACGCGAGCAACTTCTTCTTCGCTGACCTGCTGATTCCTAAAAGTCTGATGTATTATATTTCAGGCTTTTGGTGAGTACGCAATAAACCAAGACAACAATAACCGGCCAAATAAGAATAAGGATTGAAGTCCACAATGACCAATGCCATACATTTACCACCAAAACTAAGCTACATATAAAAATAGCAATAATAAGAGGCAAAAACTTAACAAGTAGACAAAAAACGTAAAGAGATGCGATAACAGCGGCCACTTTGGCTGGAATCTTCCACAATCCAAAGTAATCATGGAAAATATAAAAATTGATCGATAACACTTGTATCATACCAACGAAAAGAGAATAAAACAGAATAATCGCCACAATAATCCGGCACCACTTCATCATCTTAAACCAACCTTTTAATTACTAGTTTGAATATAAATCACAACAGAGATTGTGATTTTTTTAAATTAAGTTCTTGCTCACTTGGTAAGGTAATAACGGTAGCTTGAAATATTGCGTATTTTTTCGAGTTTCAGGCTGCTTGCCAGAATACGCTTGCATTGACGCAATATGTTGTCATATGGCCGAGCCTTACAACCTCAATCCAGCGATCTTCTTTGAGTATTTTTACTGCGCGTTACAGACGCTCAAGATACCTCCATATTCGGTCAGAGTTAAATCGCTACATGTTCCTGCGTTGGTTGTGTGTCCTACATTCTCAATTAGGTATATCAGGATTTCTGAGGTTACTGAGTTTCTCCTTATCAAGAAGCGCTATTCTTTTAGATACGCTCTGTTCACTTGGACAAAATTGTCGTTTTCAATTGGAGGGTGATAGATACTGCTCAATCTTGCCTTTTGTCGATTCTATTATCTCGATTGATCGTAAATTAATCACGTTTGATACTGGTTTTATCAGATAAAATACAGCCAGTCAATCAGTTATGACGATCCCTAACTTGCCGAATTGTTGACACGGCATTCTGTATTGGTCAGCCTTATCTGGTTAAATTTTTTAAAATCGGATTATACGGTTGATGCTATTATTGTTCAGGTTCATAATTGGGAAAATTTTTACACCGGTTTATAAGGTGGTACGTAATGGGCCAAGAGGCATACGAAGCTATTCAGGAAAAGCGCCTAAAGCCTTGGAAAGGTGAAGAGGAAGTTCGATACATTTGGATGAAGGCGATAGAAGATGCTACTGGATTTCATTTGAATGCTAAGCGCGGGCGTAAAGACTCAAGCCATAATCACGTAATCATTGAATTCAAAGCGCCGGGTTTGTTTCGTGGCAAGAAGGAGAGCGCTGGCTTCAAAAATGCCATAGAAGAACGACTTCTGCCATATATACAGTGTGAGTCAACGAAAACAGGAATTCCCGAATCTGATTTCATTGGAATAGCTATTGACGGTGAGCACATTTGTTTTGCTCAGGTCCATGGTGATCAGATTCATACTCAACACTTGATTCCCTTTTCAACCTATGCGGTCGATTTGGTGATTGACGCTTTTGTCTCCGATACGCGAAAAGCCTTAACAACTGAGAACCTATTAGCCGATTTTGGACATGGGTCAGCAAATGCCCGTGAATTTATGCAAGCTATGTCTGATGGTTTGCTTTACTACTTAAAACAGCAAGGCAACAACAAAGTTAAAATGCTTTTTGAGGAGTGGAGAACTTTGTACGGCCAAGTTGCTGATATGTCGATTTCACAAACAGAGGCTATTAACAAAGAGATTGCATTTATCTGGAATGGTTGGCCGGAAGATTCTACATCCGCACGGCTATTTGTCATTCATACTTACAATTCGATTCTCATCAAACTGTTAGCTGCCGAGATTGTATCAGCACACGGATTAACATCATCGACTCAACCTGCTCAGAGTATGTCGGCGCAAAAAGATGATGATGAGCTGGTTAATTATTTGGACTACTCTGTCGAGAAATCGGCCATTTTCAGGGAAGCGGGCATTAACGGTTTTGTCGAAGAGGCTATTTTTAGCTGGTATATTGGCCTTGCTAGAAACAAGGTTGTTCCGGCGTTACTACCTTCCTTGAGGCGGTTGCTTTCGGTTCTATCGTTATATCGGCTTGATCATTTATCTAGGACAAGGGATGTTTTGCGAGATCTATACCAAGGTCTTGTTCCTGGCAAACTCCGGCAGAGCCTTGGTGAATTCTACACCCCAGATTGGTTAGTTGATTTTACGCTTCAGAGAGCTGCTGACGACACATTATTGGAGCAGCGTGTGTTAGATCCTACCTGTGGATCTGGGGCATTCTTACTGGCGGTGATCCGTAAAAAGCGTGAGCTGGCGGCAATACAAGGATGGAGTGTGTCTAAGGTCATCAAAAACCTATGTGATAGTGTATGGGGTTTTGATTTGAACCCGCTTGCTGTTCAGACTGCTCGTGTAAATTTCCTGATGGAAATTGCAGACCTTCTCGCTGCATGCCCAGGAATGGATATTGAGGTTCCTGTACTAATGGCTGATGCCATTTATTCACCTGCGGAGATCCCCTCTGGAAAAAATAGAGTTGTTGAATACAACATCGGAAGTCAGGTAGCCAAACTGAATATTCACTTGCCTGTTGAGTTAGCCTTAAACAGGGAACGTCTCGATTTTGTTTTTGAACGAATGGGCAAAGACGTTGTGCAGGGATTAGAGTTTGATAAATCCAGTCAAAAACTGATAGCAGCAAGTATAGTCACCCAAGAAGAGTTATTAAACTGGTACAAGCCACTCCGACACACCTATGATCAAGTGTTAAATCTACACAGAAAGCAATGGAACGGTATTTGGTTCCGGATTGTCAGGAACTTCTTCTGGTCAGCGGCAGCAGGTAAATTTGATTTAGTTATTGGCAATCCTCCTTGGGTTAGATGGTCAAAGCTACCTGACCTTTATCGTGAACGTGTTAAACCAACGTGTGAAGACTATGGTATTTTTTCTAAGACCAAGCGTCATGGTGGGAATGAACTTGATATATCTGCCATGATAACCTACACAGTCTCCGACAAATGGCTGGATATAGGTGGCAAACTAGCGTTTGTCATCACTGGCACACTTTTTAAGAACCCATCGTCAGCAGGTTTTAGAACATTTAAATTAGATTCACAGCGAGAGGATTCTCTTTATCTTCAACCATTGTCTGTTGATGACATGAAGGAATTGAAACCATTTGAAGATGCAAGCAATCACACGTCTGTTGCTCTGTTTCGAAAATCCATCGTCTCTGTACAATACCCCGTGGCTTACAAGGTATGGTCAGCTAATCCTGGTCACAGGAAAGCTATTAGGCCCTGCACACCTCTTGATGACGTGCTGAAAGCTATTTCTCATACGACAAAAGAAGCATTTCCGGTTGGTGATGAAGGTTCTCCGTGGGCAATTCTTGCTCCTGGGCGCTTCAACGCGATTAAATATCTATCATCACCGTGTAAATGGACTAAAGGACGGAAAGGGATCACCACGGATCTTAACGGAGTTTATTTTGTTCCAATCTTGCAAAACAACGGCGCTCTCGTTCAGATTCAAAGCCGCCCGGAGGCTGGACGGAAAGACATTGGGCCACAGAAAACTCAGTGGGTAGAGCCCAATATGCTTTATCCTTTAATTAAGGGAGCGAGTGATTTTGATGAATGTTACTTGAAACTTGATGCTCCAGATTACGATGATGTTGAACAAAGACTGTTTACGTTCGTACCAAACACAGGTATTTCAAATGCAGAGTACGAGAGTGCGGATGTACAGTTGAATTCCCCTAAGATGAAAAAAACCTTAGCATGGTTTAAAGGGTTCGAGAGACTGTTACTGGAGCGTTCTACCTATCGTCGCCAAATGAAAGGCGCTCCTTACCATGCTGTTTATAATGTTGGCGATTACACCTTCAAACCATGGAAAGTGATATGGCCAGAAATGTCCTCATCGTTTTATGCAGCGGTTGCAAGCTTTCAGAATGTACCTGTTGTTGGTGAACGTGTTTATATTCCAGATCACAAAGTATACTTTGCGTCCTTTGATAACAAAGAAACAGCATATTATTTGTGCGGATTATTGAATTCATTAACTGTTCAGGAATGGATTAACAGCCACAATGTATCCATTCAAGTTGCGGATGTATTCAAACATCTATCATTACCTAATTTTGATATTACTAACACGATGCATACTAACCTTGCAGAGCTTGTTGAAGAGGCTCATCAGTGTCACGACAAAACAGAACGCCAGAAAATTATCAAGCGAATAAAATCGGTCGCGGAGGATGTTTTGATCACCTGGAGTGTAACGCTCGTAGAATAACTGACAAAGATAAGTTGGCTATTATGGCAAACATCCTTAACTGGCCTGATTATATCGTCCTGTCTGTCTCCGAACTGGAGCATGATTACCGGGTACATGTAGGGACGGCCAACCCACCTACTCACTGCATCCACTGCAAGCATCCTGAAATCGTTGGCTTTGGCCGTCGTGATGAGGTGATCATGGATACTCCTGTCAATGGCAAGCGGACAGGGATTATACTGAATCGCCGCCGCTACCGTTGTCAAATATGTTGTAAGACGTTTATGGAACCAGTACCACACAAGGATGGTAAGCGGCAAATGACTCACCGTTTGATCCAATACATTGAGCGTGAGAGTCTACGGCGCACCTTTTCCAGCGTAGCAGAGGACGTAGGTGTGGACGAAAAGACGGTTCGTAATATATTTCACGACTCCTGCGAGAGACTGGAAAAGACCTTTAATTTTGAAATGCCTAAATGGCTGGGTATTGATGAAATCCATATCATAAAACCCCGGTGTGTTATCGCCAATATCGAGCTGCAAACCATTGTTGATATGCTTGATAACAATAACAAAGCCACTGTTATGCGCTACCTAACTAAACGAAAAGATCGCTATCAGGTGCGCTATGTCGCTATGAATATGTGGCGACCATACAGAGAAGCAGTGGCTACTATGATCCCTGACGCTACGGTTATCATAGATAAGTTTCATGTTGTCCGTATGGCGAATGAGTCACTAGAAAGAGCACTAAAGGCCATCAGAAGCGGCTTGACAGCTCAGCAGCGTCGAAGACTGATGAAAAATCACTTTGTGTTGCTGAAACGTCGCCATGAGCAGACAGATGCTGAATATATGCGATTCTCTGACTGGATACTCAACTATCCCGACTTGGGTTATGCTTACGAGTTGAAAGAGTCATTTTTCGGCATATGGGACTGCAAAAATAGGTACGAGGCACAGCAAGCCTACTATGTTTGGCTTAGACAGATAACACCTGAAATGAAGGTGTATTTTGACCCACTCGTTAAAGCTATAGATAACTGGCATGATGATGTTTTTGCTTACTTCGACCACCCGATCACTAATGCTTATATAGAGAATCTGAACAATTTGATTAGAGTGGTGAACCATGTTGGTCGTGGTTACAGTTTTGAAGCATTGCGAGCTGAAATACTGTTTACTAAGGGCTTTCAGCAGAGCAAGAACCCCCACTATCAACATCAACGGATTCCTGAGCAGGCATGCGGACCAGAGTCGGAAACGTCAATAAATTACGGTGTAGATATATCAGCACTGGTAAGAGAGATAGAAATGGGGCGATTATAGCCCTGTTTCAACCATAAAATTGGGGTATCCATAAATAGGCAATAGCCTGATTTGCGAATATATCCTTACTCCAACCCGAGTTCTTTTAACTTCCGTGTAATCGTATTGCGTCCCCAACCTAGCAATCGTGCAGCCTCTTGTTTATGGCCTTTGGTATGCTTCAGTGCACAATCAAGTAAGGTACGCTCCAATAACGGTAATGCTTCCGATAACAGATCCTGCTGACCATGTTCCAATGCAGTTGTTGCCCACTGGGCAAGTAGCTGCGACCAATTTTTCGGTATTGTATTTGTAGGTGTTGTATTTGCGGGTACGGTATTTATAGATACTGTATTTACAGATGTTGTCATACCGCTTTCGGTATTATGATGAGTTTCAAATAATTCAGATGGCAAATCTTGCACTAATACTTCCTGGCTTGCCGCCATGACCGTCAGCCAGCGGCAGATATTTTCCAACTGGCGAACATTGCCCGGCCAAGGTAAACGCATTAAGGCTATTTCTGCGTCAGGATGGAGAATCTTTGTTTCTACGCCCAATTCTTTTGCGGTCTGTTGTAGGAAATGGCGGGTCAGGCGAGGGATATCCTCTACTCTGTCACGTAAGGGCGGTAATTGCATACGAATAACATTGAGGCGGTGATAGAGATCTTCACGGAATTTGCCTTTCTGTACCAAGCGCTCTAGATCCTGATGGGTTGCCGCGATAATTCTCACATCCACTTTTACGGGAGCATACCCGCCAACTCGGTAGAACTGACCTTCCGCCAATACCCGTAACAGACGGGTCTGAATGTCCAGAGGCATATCACCAATTTCATCCAGAAACAGTGAGCCACGATTAGCCTGTTCAAACCGCCCATGACGTACTTGATTAGCGCCAGTGAAAGCCCCTTTTTCATGACCAAACAACTCTGACTCAATTAAATCTTTAGGGATAGCTGCCATGTTAAGGGCAATAAATGGCTCATTGGCCCGAGGGCTGTGACGGTGCAGCGCATGAGCCACCAGCTCTTTTCCGGTACCGGATTCGCCATTAATTAGGACGCTGATAGAGGAACGGGAGAGGCGGCCGATAAT is from Photorhabdus laumondii subsp. laumondii and encodes:
- the glnG gene encoding nitrogen regulation protein NR(I); protein product: MQQGKIWIVDDDSSIRWVLERALSNAGMECTSFADADSALTALAQNTPDVLISDIRMPGMNGLNLLNNIKQSNPLLPVIIMTAHSDLDAAVNAYQQGAFDYLPKPFDIDEAVALLERALSHSRDQNQSIKSPQVVTPVSDMIGEAPAMQDVYRIIGRLSRSSISVLINGESGTGKELVAHALHRHSPRANEPFIALNMAAIPKDLIESELFGHEKGAFTGANQVRHGRFEQANRGSLFLDEIGDMPLDIQTRLLRVLAEGQFYRVGGYAPVKVDVRIIAATHQDLERLVQKGKFREDLYHRLNVIRMQLPPLRDRVEDIPRLTRHFLQQTAKELGVETKILHPDAEIALMRLPWPGNVRQLENICRWLTVMAASQEVLVQDLPSELFETHHNTESGMTTSVNTVSINTVPANTTPTNTIPKNWSQLLAQWATTALEHGQQDLLSEALPLLERTLLDCALKHTKGHKQEAARLLGWGRNTITRKLKELGLE